In one window of Prionailurus bengalensis isolate Pbe53 chromosome B3, Fcat_Pben_1.1_paternal_pri, whole genome shotgun sequence DNA:
- the SIX4 gene encoding homeobox protein SIX4: MSSSSPTGQIASAADIKQENGMESASEGQEAPREVAGGAAAAAGLSPPAPAPFPLEPGDAAAAAARVSGEEGAAAAAAADQVQLHSELLGRHHHAAAAVAAAAAAQTPLAFSPDHVACVCEALQQGGNLDRLARFLWSLPQSDLLRGNESLLKARALVAFHQGIYPELYSILESHSFESANHPLLQQLWYKARYTEAERARGRPLGAVDKYRLRRKFPLPRTIWDGEETVYCFKEKSRNALKELYKQNRYPSPAEKRHLAKITGLSLTQVSNWFKNRRQRDRNPSETQSKSESDGNPSTEDESSKGHEDLSPHPLSSSSDSVTNLSLSSHMEPVYMQQLGNAKISLSSSGVLLNGSLVPSTSPVFLNGNSFIQGPNGVILNGLNVGNTQTVSLNPPKIASNIVSNGISMSDILGSTSQDVKEFKVLQSSSANSAATTSYSPSAPVSFPGLIPSTEVKREGIQTVASQDGGSVVTFTTPVQINQYGIVQIPNSGANSQFLNGSIGFSPLQLPSVSVAASQGNISVNSSTSDGSTFTSESTTVQQGKVFLSSLAPSAVVYTVPNSGQTIGSVKQEGLERSLVFSQLMPVNQNAQINANLSSENISGSGLHPLASSLVNVSPTHNFSLTPPTLLNPTELNPDIAASQPMSAPVASKSTVTSVSNTNYATLQNCSLITGQDLLSVPMTQGALGEIVPTAEDQVGHPSPAVHQDFVREHRLVLQSVANIKENFLTNSEGKATSNLMMLDSKSKYVLEGMVETVCEDLETDKKELAKLQTVQLDEDMQDL; encoded by the exons atgtcctcttcctcccccaccggGCAGATCGCAAGTGCGGCGGACATCAAGCAGGAGAATGGGATGGAAAGCGCCTCGGAAGGGCAGGAGGCGCCCCGAGAAGTGGCggggggcgcggcggcggcggcggggctgAGCCCCCCGGCTCCAGCCCCTTTCCCCCTGGAGCCGGGGgacgccgcggccgccgccgccaggGTGAGCGGAGAGGAAGGGGcagcggcggccgcggcggcggatCAGGTACAACTCCACTCGGAACTTCTGGGCAGGCACCACCACGCCGcggccgccgtcgccgccgccgccgccgcgcagACCCCACTGGCCTTCTCGCCCGACCATGTCGCCTGCGTGTGCGAGGCGCTGCAGCAGGGGGGCAACCTGGACCGCCTGGCCCGGTTCCTGTGGTCCCTGCCCCAGAGCGACctgctacgtggcaatgagagCCTGCTGAAGGCGCGGGCGCTGGTGGCCTTCCACCAGGGCATCTACCCCGAGCTCTACAGCATCCTCGAGAGCCACAGCTTCGAGTCGGCTAACCACCCGCTGCTGCAGCAGCTCTGGTACAAGGCGCGCTACACCGAGGCCGAGCGAGCCCGCGGCCGGCCACTGGGCGCCGTGGACAAGTACCGGCTGCGCAGGAAATTCCCCCTGCCCCGCACCATCTGGGACGGCGAGGAGACGGTGTATTGTTTCAAGGAGAAGTCGCGCAACGCGCTCAAGGAGCTCTACAAGCAGAATCGCTACCCTTCGCCCGCCGAGAAGCGGCACCTGGCCAAGATCACCGGCCTCTCCCTCACCCAGGTCAGCAACTGGTTCAAGAACCGCCGGCAGCGCGATCGGAACCCCTCAGAGACCCAGTCCAAAAG TGAGTCAGATGGCAATCCCAGCACTGAAGATGAATCCAGCAAGGGCCATGAGGACTTGTCTCCTCATCCACTCTCCAGTTCATCGGATAGTGTCACCAACCTCAGCCTTTCCAGTCACATGGAACCAGTGTATATGCAGCAACTTGGAAATGCTAAGATATCATTAAGCTCTTCTGGAGTTTTGTTGAATGGAAGCTTGGTACCAAGTACTTCACCTGTCTTTCTTAATGGTAATTCTTTCATTCAGGGACCCAATGGAGTTATCCTTAATGGATTAAATGTGGGAAATACACAGACAGTGTCACTGAACCCACCAAAAATTGCATCAAACATTGTGAGCAATGGTATATCCATGAGTGACATACTGGGGTCTACCTCCCAGGATGTGAAGGAATTCAAAGTCCTCCAGAGTTCTTCAGCTAACTCCGCAGCCACCACTTCCTACAGCCCCAGTGCCCCTGTGTCATTCCCAGGGCTGATACCCAGCACTGAGGTAAAAAGAGAAGGCATTCAAACAGTGGCTTCCCAAGATGGAGGCTCTGTGGTGACTTTTACTACACCAGTGCAAATTAACCAGTATGGCATTGTCCAGATCCCCAATTCCGGAGCAAACAGCCAGTTCCTTAATGGGAGCATTGGATTCTCTCCACTGCAGCTGCCTTCTGTTTCAGTAGCAGCTTCACAAG gcaacaTTTCAGTAAATTCAAGCACTTCAGATGGGAGCACATTTACAAGTGAGTCCACCACAGTCCAGCAAGGAAAGGTTTTCTTGAGCTCTCTTGCTCCCAGTGCAGTGGTATACACTGTCCCTAATTCAGGCCAGACTATAGGATCTGTTAAACAGGAGGGCTTGGAGAGGAGCCTGGTATTTTCTCAGTTGATGCCTGTCAATCAGAATGCACAAATAAATGCAAACCTGTCTTCTGAAAATATCTCGGGGAGTGGCCTCCATCCCCTGGCCTCCTCATTAGTTAATGTATCCCCAACTCACAATTTTTCCCTGACTCCCCCTACCTTGCTAAATCCCACCGAGCTAAACCCTGACATTGCCGCTAGCCAGCCAATGTCTGCACCTGTGGCAAGCAAATCTACTGTGACATCTGTCAGCAACACTAACTATGCAACTCTTCAGAACTGCTCCCTTATTACTGGTCAAGATCTATTGTCAGTCCCTATGACCCAGGGTGCCCTTGGGGAAATTGTTCCTACAGCTGAGGACCAGGTGGGTCACCCCTCCCCAGCAGTACACCAGGATTTCGTCAGAGAACATCGTTTAGTTCTGCAATCAGTAGCTAATATAAAAGAGAATTTCTTAACAAATTCTGAGGGCAAAGCCACAAGCAACTTAATGATGCTGGACTCAAAATCCAAGTATGTCCTAGAGGGCATGGTTGAGACTGTCTGTGAAGACctggaaacagacaaaaaagagCTTGCCAAGCTCCAAACCGTCCAATTGGATGAAGATATGCAAGACTTATAA